One genomic window of Stigmatella ashevillena includes the following:
- a CDS encoding S8 family serine peptidase — translation MNRFIGSLWLQALTATSALGVAAVGSPAEAAGRIELNTLQAEGQFNRFIVKYREDSAAFAQPESVQRHLEATTQRAVSLKGAAPLALGHVRRLAVGADVVSVDRKLDRAGAEALMRELAADPNVEYVEVDRLNKPFATPNDTRYSEQWHYFDAVGGLNAPPAWDLATGSGVVVAVLDTGITSHSDLNANVVAGYDFIVDTTVAGDGNGRDADPSDPGDFEGGYSSSWHGTHVAGTIAAVTNNSKGVAGVAYGAKISPVRVLGRGGGYDSDISDAIIWASGGTVSGVPANANPAKVINLSLGGSGSCGSTSQSAINAAVGRGTVLVIAAGNSNANVSGFSPANCNNVIAVAANGKTGARASYSNYGALIDVTAPGGDGSYGVLSTLNTGSTTPGSETYDGTYQGTSMAAPHVAGVVALIQSVASKTPAEIETILKSTARALPGSCTGGCGAGIVNAYAAVQAAKGGGNPNPPGGNVLTNNVPVTGLAGSANTELRYTLEVPAGSTNLTIATSEGTGDADLYVKSGSAPTTTTYDCRPYKSGNAESCAFASPQAGTYHVLVRGYSTFSAVKLLGSFTAGSGGGGQSFFENTTDFSILDNTTIESPITVSGRTGNAPSTLKVSVSIYHTYQGDLKVDLVAPDGSVYGLHNYTGSGTDNIVTTYTVNASSEVANGTWKLRVNDKAAGDTGYLDKWSLQF, via the coding sequence ATGAATCGCTTCATTGGCTCGCTTTGGCTGCAAGCGCTCACTGCCACGTCTGCGTTGGGGGTGGCCGCGGTAGGCAGTCCCGCAGAGGCCGCCGGGCGCATTGAACTCAATACCCTGCAGGCGGAAGGGCAGTTCAATCGCTTCATCGTCAAGTACCGGGAAGACAGCGCGGCGTTCGCCCAGCCGGAGAGTGTGCAACGCCATCTGGAGGCCACCACGCAACGCGCGGTGTCGCTCAAAGGGGCTGCCCCCCTGGCGCTGGGCCATGTCCGCAGGCTCGCGGTCGGGGCTGACGTGGTCTCCGTGGACCGCAAGCTGGACCGTGCGGGCGCCGAGGCGCTGATGCGCGAGCTCGCCGCCGATCCGAATGTGGAATACGTCGAGGTGGATCGCCTCAACAAGCCGTTCGCCACCCCCAATGACACGCGCTACAGCGAGCAATGGCACTACTTCGATGCCGTGGGCGGACTCAACGCGCCCCCTGCCTGGGATCTGGCCACGGGCAGCGGCGTCGTGGTCGCGGTGCTCGATACGGGCATTACCAGCCACAGCGATCTCAACGCCAACGTCGTCGCGGGCTACGACTTCATCGTGGATACGACGGTGGCCGGGGACGGCAACGGCCGCGATGCGGATCCGAGCGATCCCGGTGACTTCGAGGGAGGGTATTCCTCGAGTTGGCACGGCACGCACGTGGCCGGCACCATCGCCGCGGTGACCAACAATTCCAAGGGTGTGGCCGGTGTGGCCTACGGCGCGAAGATCTCTCCGGTCCGCGTGCTCGGGCGGGGAGGCGGTTATGACTCGGATATCTCCGACGCCATCATCTGGGCTTCCGGCGGCACCGTCTCCGGCGTGCCCGCGAACGCCAATCCGGCGAAGGTCATCAACCTGAGCCTGGGCGGCAGCGGCTCCTGTGGCAGCACGTCCCAGAGCGCGATCAACGCCGCGGTGGGTCGGGGCACCGTGCTGGTGATCGCTGCGGGCAACTCGAACGCCAACGTGTCGGGCTTCAGCCCCGCCAACTGCAACAACGTCATCGCGGTCGCCGCCAACGGCAAGACGGGCGCTCGGGCCTCGTACTCCAACTACGGCGCGCTGATCGATGTCACCGCGCCGGGCGGAGACGGCTCCTACGGCGTTCTGTCCACACTGAACACGGGGAGCACGACGCCGGGCTCGGAGACCTACGATGGGACCTACCAGGGCACGTCCATGGCCGCGCCGCACGTGGCCGGCGTGGTGGCCCTGATCCAGTCGGTGGCGAGCAAGACCCCCGCGGAGATCGAAACCATCCTCAAGAGCACCGCGCGGGCGCTTCCGGGCTCCTGCACGGGCGGCTGCGGCGCCGGCATCGTCAATGCCTATGCGGCCGTGCAAGCGGCCAAGGGCGGAGGCAACCCCAACCCGCCGGGCGGCAACGTCCTGACGAACAATGTTCCGGTCACCGGCCTCGCGGGCAGCGCCAACACCGAGCTGCGCTACACCTTGGAGGTGCCGGCCGGTTCGACCAACCTGACGATTGCAACCTCCGAGGGCACGGGTGATGCGGACCTCTACGTGAAGTCCGGCTCCGCGCCGACCACCACCACCTACGACTGCCGTCCGTACAAGAGTGGCAATGCCGAGAGCTGCGCGTTCGCCAGCCCTCAGGCGGGCACCTACCATGTGCTGGTGCGCGGCTACTCCACCTTCTCGGCCGTCAAGCTGCTGGGCAGCTTCACTGCGGGCAGCGGAGGCGGAGGCCAGTCGTTCTTCGAGAACACCACCGACTTCTCCATCCTGGACAACACCACGATCGAGAGCCCGATCACCGTGAGCGGCCGCACGGGCAATGCTCCGTCGACGCTGAAGGTCAGCGTGTCGATCTACCACACCTATCAGGGTGACCTGAAAGTGGACCTGGTCGCGCCCGATGGCTCTGTCTACGGGTTGCACAACTACACGGGCAGCGGCACGGACAACATTGTCACCACCTACACCGTGAATGCCTCCAGCGAGGTGGCCAACGGGACCTGGAAGCTCCGCGTCAATGACAAGGCGGCGGGTGACACGGGCTACCTCGACAAGTGGAGCCTGCAGTTCTAA
- a CDS encoding alpha/beta fold hydrolase codes for MSAPLELDDWGGTGPVLHLAHANGFPPGTYRKLIELLKPRYHVVTVRNRWLVPGTDPMAVQTWDDVADDLIQALQARGMEGVIGVGHSLGGVATLLAAARQPRLFRAVVALDPVLLTGHLLLAVRGLSLLGIRSWIPPASQARRRRESWSSREEAAGKLRGKPLFQRFDPECFQDYITSGLTRTPGGDFRLTIPRDWEARIFETSPRDAWRSLRSLRVSALVIRGGDSDVFLPEALNRVRRTVPGVKTEELPNTAHLFPMEQPEACGKHILSFLENMRGR; via the coding sequence ATGAGCGCTCCGTTGGAGCTGGATGACTGGGGCGGCACCGGTCCGGTGCTGCACCTCGCGCACGCCAACGGTTTTCCGCCGGGCACCTACCGCAAGCTCATTGAGCTGCTGAAGCCCCGGTACCACGTCGTCACCGTGAGGAACCGCTGGCTGGTGCCCGGGACGGACCCGATGGCGGTCCAGACCTGGGATGACGTGGCCGATGATCTGATCCAAGCCTTGCAGGCCCGGGGCATGGAGGGCGTGATCGGCGTGGGACACAGCCTGGGCGGCGTGGCCACCTTGCTGGCCGCCGCACGGCAGCCCCGGCTCTTCCGGGCCGTGGTGGCGCTGGATCCGGTGCTGCTCACGGGCCATCTCCTCCTGGCGGTCCGGGGCTTGTCGCTGCTGGGGATCCGGAGCTGGATTCCTCCTGCGAGCCAGGCCCGGCGCCGACGCGAGTCCTGGAGCTCTCGTGAGGAGGCCGCAGGGAAGCTGCGCGGCAAGCCCCTCTTCCAGCGGTTCGATCCCGAATGCTTCCAGGACTACATCACCTCTGGCCTCACCCGGACGCCAGGGGGGGATTTCCGCCTGACCATCCCCAGGGATTGGGAGGCCCGCATTTTCGAGACGTCACCCCGTGACGCCTGGCGGAGCCTTCGTTCCTTGCGCGTGTCGGCCCTCGTGATACGGGGCGGTGACTCGGATGTGTTTCTTCCCGAGGCCCTGAATCGTGTCCGCCGCACCGTGCCGGGGGTGAAGACCGAAGAGCTGCCCAACACGGCCCATCTCTTTCCGATGGAGCAGCCAGAGGCGTGTGGCAAGCACATCCTCTCGTTCCTTGAGAACATGCGCGGCCGGTGA
- a CDS encoding DEAD/DEAH box helicase produces MSATAQLLEAVRQEARPGIWANGVKLARAGAVALQSQTEKELELRVRAPGRSVALTVTLYPIDAVWECDCPSQVDPCEHVVAAAISVQQAEKQETPLVATANRWSRVVYHFTRVDGGLQLQRTLAHADGKEEALEGSLTSLMAQPARAAEMQIEQSDLVVDRLLERRTRGAIPPERLDALLKALEPARNVLLDGRPVAVSDELVAPKAVVEDRGAQWAVTVMRDPRIVEVVSPGVALCGDALARLGETSMTGPWLQNLPIVRTYAPEQLGELSAKVLPELVRRMPVEVRSRRLPSIDRDLKPRIQVELHQLDSGLSVLPTLVYGAPPSVRIDNGKMVYLRGAVPLRDEAAEQRLVHQLRDELNLVPGRRLTVQGQEMVRWADKLRRWRGDLTGDGAGIVSPDVRLRPSLQLDSAVSGSGVPEIRFTLEFQVEGGKGGPQTVDAAAVIRAWTEGLGLVPLDGGGWAPLPRAWLDKNGQRVADLLAARQEDGKVANHALPELSALCETLEQPPPLGLDRLAPMIEGFEKLPPPELPGDLTATLRAYQLQGVSWLRFLRGAGLGGILADDMGLGKTLQTLCVLGPKTLVVCPTSVLPNWAAELKRFRPSLRVGVYHGPGRALDDATDVTLTTYSLLRLDAAVLAGRAWDAVILDEAQAIKNPESQVARAAFGLKAGFRLAISGTPLENRLEELWSLMHFVNPGLLGGRRYFEERLARPITDGQADAAERLRRRIRPFVLRRLKRDVAPELPPRTESVMHVSLDDRERAVYDAVMAATRAEVVALLNEGGSVLKALEALLRLRQAACHSALVPGQHATSSSKVQTLVEALSTAVSEGHKALVFSQWTSLLDLIEPGLKGAGISFERLDGTTADRGAVTTRFQSPEGAPVMLMSLKAGGTGLNLTAADHVFLMDPWWNPAVEAQAADRAHRIGQERPVMVYRLVSQGTVEERILGLQEKKRAIFEAALSEAGAATAITRDDLLALFA; encoded by the coding sequence ATGTCCGCGACCGCTCAATTGCTCGAAGCCGTTCGTCAGGAGGCTCGCCCGGGAATCTGGGCCAATGGTGTGAAGCTTGCCCGCGCAGGCGCCGTTGCGCTCCAGTCCCAGACGGAGAAGGAGCTGGAACTGCGCGTCCGCGCCCCGGGACGTTCGGTGGCCCTCACCGTCACCCTGTATCCGATCGATGCGGTGTGGGAGTGCGATTGCCCCAGCCAGGTGGATCCCTGTGAGCACGTGGTGGCGGCAGCCATCTCGGTTCAACAGGCGGAGAAGCAGGAGACGCCGCTCGTGGCAACCGCGAACCGGTGGTCGCGCGTGGTGTACCACTTCACACGGGTCGATGGCGGGCTTCAGCTCCAGCGGACCCTGGCGCACGCGGACGGGAAGGAGGAGGCCCTCGAGGGAAGCTTGACGTCCCTCATGGCCCAACCGGCCCGGGCGGCGGAGATGCAGATCGAACAGTCGGATCTGGTCGTGGACCGGCTCCTGGAGCGCCGCACCCGCGGGGCCATTCCTCCCGAGCGGCTGGATGCGCTGCTCAAGGCGTTGGAGCCCGCGCGCAACGTGCTGCTGGATGGGCGGCCTGTGGCCGTCTCGGATGAGCTGGTCGCTCCGAAGGCTGTCGTGGAGGATCGGGGCGCGCAGTGGGCCGTGACGGTGATGCGGGACCCCCGCATCGTGGAAGTGGTGAGCCCAGGCGTCGCGCTGTGCGGGGACGCGCTGGCCCGGCTGGGCGAGACGTCCATGACGGGGCCGTGGCTCCAGAACCTCCCCATCGTGCGCACCTACGCGCCCGAGCAACTGGGAGAGCTCTCCGCGAAGGTGTTGCCCGAGTTGGTCCGCCGCATGCCGGTCGAGGTTCGTAGCAGGCGCCTGCCGTCCATCGACAGGGACTTGAAGCCGCGCATCCAGGTGGAACTCCATCAACTGGACTCCGGGCTCTCGGTGCTGCCGACGCTCGTCTACGGGGCGCCTCCCTCGGTGCGGATCGACAACGGCAAGATGGTCTACCTGCGGGGGGCGGTGCCCCTGCGCGACGAGGCGGCCGAGCAGCGCTTGGTTCATCAACTCCGGGACGAGCTGAACCTGGTTCCCGGTCGGCGGCTGACCGTGCAGGGCCAGGAGATGGTGCGCTGGGCGGACAAGCTGCGGCGCTGGCGCGGAGATCTCACCGGCGACGGCGCGGGCATCGTGAGCCCCGATGTCCGCCTGCGTCCCTCGCTCCAACTGGATTCGGCTGTCTCGGGCTCAGGCGTGCCCGAGATTCGCTTCACGCTCGAGTTCCAGGTGGAGGGGGGCAAGGGAGGGCCGCAGACCGTGGACGCGGCGGCGGTGATTCGTGCGTGGACCGAAGGGCTGGGACTCGTGCCGTTGGATGGAGGCGGATGGGCGCCTCTCCCCAGGGCGTGGCTGGACAAGAACGGGCAGCGCGTGGCGGACCTCCTGGCCGCGCGCCAGGAGGATGGCAAGGTTGCCAACCACGCCCTGCCGGAGCTGTCCGCCCTGTGTGAGACGCTCGAGCAGCCCCCGCCGCTGGGCCTCGACCGTCTGGCGCCGATGATCGAAGGCTTCGAGAAGCTCCCGCCCCCAGAGCTGCCGGGGGATCTCACCGCGACGCTGCGCGCCTATCAGTTGCAGGGGGTGAGCTGGCTGCGCTTCCTCCGCGGCGCGGGGCTCGGCGGAATCCTTGCGGACGACATGGGCCTGGGAAAAACACTCCAGACGCTGTGTGTCCTGGGGCCCAAGACCCTCGTGGTCTGCCCCACCAGCGTGCTTCCCAACTGGGCCGCGGAACTCAAGCGCTTCCGGCCCTCGCTCCGGGTGGGCGTGTACCACGGACCGGGCCGGGCGTTGGACGACGCCACGGATGTGACGCTCACGACGTACTCCCTCTTGCGGCTGGATGCGGCCGTGCTCGCGGGACGCGCGTGGGATGCCGTCATCCTGGACGAGGCCCAGGCCATCAAGAACCCCGAGAGCCAGGTGGCGCGCGCGGCGTTCGGGCTCAAGGCGGGTTTCCGGCTGGCGATCAGCGGTACTCCGCTGGAGAACCGGCTGGAAGAACTCTGGAGCCTGATGCACTTCGTGAACCCAGGCCTGCTGGGAGGGCGCCGGTACTTCGAGGAGCGTCTGGCTCGGCCGATCACCGATGGCCAGGCCGATGCGGCCGAGCGGCTGCGCAGGCGCATCCGGCCCTTCGTGCTCCGAAGGCTCAAGCGGGATGTGGCGCCCGAATTGCCGCCGCGCACCGAGTCCGTGATGCACGTGTCCTTGGACGACCGGGAGCGAGCCGTCTACGACGCGGTCATGGCGGCCACGCGCGCGGAGGTGGTGGCCCTGCTGAACGAAGGGGGCAGCGTGCTGAAGGCGTTGGAGGCGCTGCTGCGCCTGCGCCAGGCGGCCTGCCACTCGGCGCTCGTGCCGGGCCAGCATGCCACGTCGTCTTCGAAGGTTCAGACGCTCGTGGAGGCACTCAGCACCGCCGTCTCGGAAGGGCACAAGGCGCTGGTGTTCTCCCAGTGGACCTCGCTGCTCGATCTGATCGAACCGGGGCTCAAGGGGGCGGGAATCTCCTTCGAGCGCCTGGATGGAACGACGGCCGATCGCGGCGCGGTGACCACACGCTTCCAGTCCCCCGAGGGAGCGCCCGTGATGTTGATGTCGCTCAAGGCGGGCGGCACCGGGCTGAACCTCACCGCGGCGGACCACGTCTTCCTGATGGACCCTTGGTGGAACCCGGCGGTGGAGGCGCAGGCGGCGGACCGGGCGCACCGCATCGGCCAGGAACGTCCCGTGATGGTGTACCGGTTGGTGTCTCAGGGGACCGTGGAAGAGCGCATTCTCGGACTCCAGGAGAAGAAGCGCGCGATCTTCGAGGCGGCCCTGAGCGAGGCGGGCGCGGCGACGGCCATCACCCGCGACGATCTGCTCGCACTCTTCGCGTGA
- a CDS encoding carbon starvation CstA family protein, whose translation MRGLASKVGWALLAVVGAFCLGTVALHRGETINATWLVVAAVSVLMIGYRFYSRFIAQKALQLDPSRATPAQRHNDGLDYVPTDKWVLFGHHFAAIAGAGPLVGPVLAAQMGYLPGTLWILSGVVLAGAVQDFTILFLSVRRNGKSLGDMVRMELGPAAGVVAMIGVLMIMMIILAVLALVVVKALASSPWGTFTVAMTIPIALLMGGYLRYLRPGRVLEVSLIGFVLLMLSIWLGGHVAEDPALAPLFTYDGKALAWMLIAYGFCASVLPVWLLLAPRDYLSTFLKIGTILVLAVGIVLAMPELRMPAVTKFIDGSGPVFSGNLFPFLFITIACGAVSGWHSLISSGTTPKMLANEGEARLVGYGSMLMEAFVAIMALISASVLQPGVYFAMNSPAGLIGTTAEQAAQVISQWGFVITPEMLTQTAREIGETSILSRAGGAPTLAVGMAQILHGLVGGEGMMAFWYHYAILFEALFILTTVDAGTRVGRFMIQELAGLVYAPLKRTDSWGANLAATALCVTGWGYFLYQGVADPLGGINTLWPLFGIANQMLAAIALILATVVLVKMKRERYLWIPALPAVWLIICTLTAGAEKVFSSNPRVSFLAHARGFQEAVATGKVLAPAKSLEEMQQVITNDYVDAALTVLFMLVVVTTLVFGIRAALAARRSAVPTAQESPYEPLAPAGPVT comes from the coding sequence ATGAGGGGTTTGGCAAGCAAGGTGGGTTGGGCACTGCTCGCCGTCGTGGGCGCGTTCTGCCTGGGGACGGTGGCGCTGCACCGAGGTGAGACAATCAACGCGACCTGGCTGGTGGTGGCCGCGGTCTCCGTCTTGATGATCGGCTATCGCTTCTACAGCCGCTTCATCGCCCAGAAGGCACTTCAGTTGGATCCCTCCCGGGCCACGCCCGCCCAGCGTCACAACGACGGGCTGGACTATGTCCCCACCGACAAGTGGGTGCTCTTCGGCCACCACTTCGCGGCCATCGCAGGCGCGGGCCCTCTGGTCGGCCCTGTCCTCGCCGCGCAGATGGGCTACCTGCCCGGCACCTTGTGGATCCTCTCGGGCGTGGTGCTCGCGGGCGCGGTGCAGGACTTCACCATCCTGTTCCTGTCCGTCCGGCGCAACGGCAAGTCCCTGGGCGACATGGTGCGGATGGAGTTGGGGCCCGCGGCCGGCGTCGTGGCGATGATCGGCGTGCTGATGATCATGATGATCATCCTCGCGGTGCTCGCCCTGGTGGTCGTCAAAGCGCTGGCGTCCAGTCCCTGGGGAACCTTCACGGTCGCCATGACCATCCCCATCGCGCTGCTGATGGGAGGATACCTCCGCTACCTTCGCCCAGGGCGGGTGCTCGAGGTGTCCCTCATCGGCTTCGTGCTGCTGATGCTGTCGATCTGGCTGGGCGGCCATGTCGCCGAGGATCCCGCCCTGGCGCCCCTGTTCACCTACGATGGCAAGGCCCTGGCGTGGATGTTGATCGCCTATGGCTTCTGCGCCTCGGTCCTGCCGGTGTGGCTGCTGCTGGCCCCGCGCGACTACCTGTCGACCTTCCTGAAGATCGGCACCATTCTCGTGCTGGCGGTGGGCATCGTCCTGGCCATGCCCGAGCTGCGGATGCCCGCAGTCACCAAGTTCATTGATGGCAGCGGGCCCGTGTTCTCCGGCAACCTGTTCCCCTTCCTGTTCATCACCATCGCCTGTGGGGCGGTGTCCGGCTGGCACTCGCTCATCTCCTCGGGCACCACCCCGAAGATGCTCGCCAATGAAGGCGAAGCGCGCCTGGTGGGCTACGGCTCGATGCTCATGGAGGCCTTCGTCGCCATCATGGCGCTCATCTCCGCCTCGGTGCTGCAACCCGGCGTCTACTTCGCCATGAACTCCCCGGCCGGCCTGATTGGCACCACCGCCGAACAGGCCGCGCAGGTGATCAGCCAGTGGGGCTTCGTGATTACCCCGGAGATGCTCACCCAGACCGCCCGGGAAATCGGCGAGACGTCCATCCTGTCCCGCGCGGGCGGAGCGCCCACGCTGGCCGTGGGCATGGCGCAGATCCTCCACGGGCTGGTCGGCGGGGAAGGCATGATGGCCTTCTGGTACCACTACGCCATCCTGTTCGAGGCGCTGTTCATCCTCACCACCGTGGACGCGGGCACCCGGGTGGGCCGCTTCATGATCCAGGAGCTGGCGGGCCTCGTCTACGCGCCCTTGAAGAGGACCGACTCGTGGGGCGCCAACCTGGCCGCCACGGCCCTGTGCGTGACAGGTTGGGGATACTTCCTCTATCAGGGGGTGGCGGATCCGCTGGGCGGCATCAACACGCTGTGGCCCCTGTTCGGCATTGCCAACCAGATGCTCGCCGCCATCGCGCTCATCCTCGCCACCGTCGTCCTCGTGAAGATGAAGCGCGAGCGCTACTTGTGGATCCCCGCCCTGCCGGCCGTGTGGCTGATCATCTGCACCCTGACGGCGGGCGCCGAGAAGGTGTTCAGCAGCAACCCGCGGGTCAGCTTCCTGGCCCACGCCCGCGGCTTCCAGGAGGCGGTGGCCACCGGCAAGGTGCTGGCCCCCGCCAAGTCCCTGGAGGAGATGCAGCAGGTCATCACCAACGACTACGTGGATGCCGCCCTCACCGTGCTGTTCATGCTGGTCGTCGTCACGACCCTCGTGTTCGGCATCCGCGCCGCGCTGGCGGCACGCCGCTCGGCGGTCCCCACGGCCCAGGAGAGCCCCTACGAGCCCCTGGCCCCGGCGGGGCCCGTGACATGA
- a CDS encoding YbdD/YjiX family protein, translating to MTGAVQQLWRRAVQTARLLIGVPDYDTYVEHMRQHHPERPVMSYPDFFNERMQARYRSGGGRCC from the coding sequence ATGACCGGGGCCGTCCAACAGCTCTGGCGCAGGGCGGTACAGACCGCCCGTTTGCTGATCGGAGTGCCCGACTACGACACCTATGTCGAGCACATGCGACAGCACCACCCAGAGCGGCCGGTGATGAGCTATCCCGACTTCTTCAACGAGCGCATGCAGGCGCGATATCGCAGCGGTGGAGGGCGCTGTTGTTGA
- a CDS encoding RICIN domain-containing protein: MNPRPPSGQRLQSKLPLAALMLCTLPFSAAQAAGESVQVWLTTTSGSTLSKKLSAEAAKTFGPESGTSTVIDVNESVSYQTIDGFGGALTDSSAWLIFNSPQRNTIMNDLFSVGSGAGYSMVRLPMGSSDFARSHYTYDQTCCDLNDFSVSHDVPYIIPLLQQARQINPEVKIMAVPWSAPAWLKFNNSLTGGGYLRNDQYGLYANYFVKFLQAYNGYGLPIYALSIQNEPHHAAANYASMQMEPADQSNFAAQNLRPALNNAGFGGVKILAWDHNWYENGSVSRFPFDVMSHGGGQAQAAVAGAAYHCYESPDGAFSVQSDFRNTYPNEEVHFTECSGGAWATDAAGNLTWELRNNVIGPLRNWARTSLYWNIALDPNHGPRVGGCENCRGMLTVNNSNGTYTKNEDYYAWAHFAKVVRSGAVRLSSTSLGNGSIETVAFRNPDGSLSLVALNSHGSQALTFKVRWAGQSFDYTLPARSVASFKWSRGTASTAYRIVNKATGRCLDIAGPSTTDGAAIHQWGCHTGSSQQWAMEATDNGYYRLVSRYSGKAIDVADMSAADGAKLQQWTVTGATHQQFKPVSLGNGYSRLEARHSGKVLDVTDCTTSTDGARIQQWAWSNNDCQQFRLEPM, translated from the coding sequence ATGAACCCACGTCCCCCTTCGGGCCAGCGCCTGCAAAGCAAGCTGCCCCTTGCCGCACTCATGCTGTGCACACTTCCCTTCTCCGCCGCGCAGGCTGCGGGTGAATCCGTCCAGGTCTGGTTGACGACCACCTCGGGCAGCACCCTCTCCAAGAAGCTGAGCGCCGAGGCCGCCAAGACGTTCGGGCCGGAGAGCGGCACGTCCACCGTCATCGACGTCAACGAGTCTGTGTCCTATCAGACCATTGATGGCTTCGGCGGCGCGCTCACCGACTCCTCCGCCTGGCTCATCTTCAACTCACCCCAGCGCAACACCATCATGAACGACCTGTTCAGCGTGGGCAGCGGCGCCGGGTACAGCATGGTCCGGCTGCCCATGGGCTCATCGGACTTCGCGCGCAGCCATTACACCTACGACCAGACCTGCTGCGATCTGAACGACTTCTCGGTGAGCCACGACGTTCCCTACATCATCCCGCTCCTCCAGCAGGCGCGGCAGATCAACCCCGAAGTGAAGATCATGGCCGTGCCGTGGAGCGCGCCCGCCTGGCTGAAGTTCAACAACTCGCTGACCGGTGGCGGGTACCTGCGCAACGACCAGTACGGCCTGTATGCCAATTACTTCGTGAAGTTTCTCCAGGCCTACAACGGCTACGGGCTGCCCATCTACGCCCTCAGCATCCAGAACGAGCCGCACCACGCCGCCGCCAACTACGCGTCCATGCAAATGGAACCTGCGGACCAGTCGAACTTCGCGGCCCAGAACCTGCGGCCCGCGCTGAACAACGCCGGCTTTGGTGGGGTGAAGATCCTCGCTTGGGACCACAACTGGTACGAAAACGGCAGCGTGTCGCGCTTTCCGTTCGACGTGATGAGCCACGGCGGCGGCCAAGCCCAGGCGGCGGTGGCCGGCGCGGCCTACCACTGCTACGAGAGCCCGGACGGGGCCTTCAGCGTCCAGTCCGACTTCCGCAACACCTACCCCAACGAGGAAGTCCACTTCACCGAGTGCTCGGGCGGAGCGTGGGCCACGGACGCGGCCGGCAACCTGACGTGGGAGCTGCGCAACAACGTCATCGGCCCCCTGCGCAACTGGGCGCGGACCTCGCTGTATTGGAACATCGCGCTCGATCCGAACCATGGCCCCCGCGTGGGCGGCTGCGAGAACTGCCGCGGCATGCTCACCGTGAACAACAGCAACGGCACCTATACGAAGAACGAGGACTATTACGCCTGGGCTCACTTCGCGAAGGTGGTGCGCTCCGGCGCGGTGCGGCTCTCCTCGACGTCGCTGGGCAACGGCAGCATCGAAACCGTCGCCTTCAGGAACCCGGATGGCTCGCTGTCCCTGGTAGCGCTGAACTCCCACGGCTCCCAGGCGCTCACCTTCAAGGTCCGGTGGGCCGGCCAGTCCTTCGACTACACGCTGCCGGCGCGCTCGGTGGCCTCGTTCAAGTGGAGCCGGGGCACCGCGAGCACGGCCTACCGCATCGTGAACAAGGCGACGGGCCGCTGCCTGGACATCGCCGGGCCCAGCACCACGGACGGCGCCGCCATCCACCAGTGGGGCTGCCACACCGGATCCAGCCAGCAATGGGCGATGGAGGCCACTGACAATGGCTACTACCGGCTCGTGTCGCGCTACAGCGGCAAGGCGATCGATGTCGCCGACATGAGCGCGGCCGACGGCGCGAAGCTCCAGCAGTGGACTGTGACGGGTGCCACCCATCAGCAGTTCAAGCCCGTCTCCCTGGGCAATGGCTACAGCCGGTTGGAGGCGCGCCACAGCGGCAAGGTGCTCGACGTCACGGACTGCACCACGAGCACCGACGGCGCCAGGATTCAGCAGTGGGCCTGGTCCAACAATGACTGTCAGCAGTTCCGGCTCGAACCCATGTAA